The following is a genomic window from Staphylococcus saccharolyticus.
TTGCTGTTGATAGTGTCGGTATATTAAATCGGCGGACAATTGAACCGGATTGTAAAAATAAGGTCACTTTAAATACACCATATAAAATTAAATGAATAATGGCTGCCAAGTAAATACCCATAGCACATTGCACTTGCATAAAGCCCATTTGACTCATAGTTGTCTCTTATAATCAACATGAACTAAGCTAATACCAGATCCTAATAGCACTGAAATACTAGAGATAATCAACAATATTGAAATAGCAAAAGTATTATCAAATATTGGTGAAAAACGCGTCAAGATTATTCCTCCAGCATTTACGATCCCAGCATGCATGAATGCTGGCACAGGTGTTGGCGCAGCTACAGATTCAATCAACCAACTTTGAAACGGAAATTGCGCAGCTGGTATGATTACTGCCATTACGATAAGGATATTAATAAAAAGTTTTAAACCAGGATTTACTGAGTCAATGTAGTCATTGTATTGATGTGCCAATTTCCTGTGCTAACATATAACAACACGACCACAATCAATAACGATAGCCAACCTAAAGCAAATGATTTCCCAGAAATTTTGGCAGCTTCATATGGAATCTTCCATAATCGATTTAATCTAATAAGCATTGTAAGTGAGAATAACGTTGCTCCCCAAAACAACGCCATTAATCTCAAGTCACCACTTAACCATGCAAGCGAAGCAAAAGCCGTAATTAAAGTGAATAAAGGAAAGTATTTACGATAATTTCTATCTCCAGACAAGTAACGCACTGAAAATTTTTGAATAATAAACCCTAATATAAGAATGAAACTTGCTAATAACCAAGCAAGATGGTCTAAAATAAATGGCCCCACTTCTTCTCTTAATTGAGTAGTGAATAAACCAAGTAAACTTACTACAACTGGAAATACCAGTAAGCGTAAATGTATTTTTATATATTTAATTGGTACTGATAAATTTATAAAGATTAACCCACTCAATAAAGCAATGACAAGTGTTATAAAGAAAATTGATAGTACTACGACTTGACTTAACATTACACAGCCTCCATAATCACAATTTATTACAAAAAATTATTCATAATAAAAAGCCTACAATAGCCGAGCCTTTCACTTCTTTAATGAAAGAATTTTAACTATTGTAGGCTTCAATTCAACTCAGGTTAAACTAAGACTATAGAAGTCGAAAGCATCATTCAACAATAGTCATAGTTTTTCTTTGTTTAAATAAGCTGCCTATATACTTTTTAGCAAAGTAACAACTCCTTCTTCTTCATCAATTAAAAAATGTGACATCTATAATTGCTAAAGTAAGACTTAGTTATCACTTTTGCACATATCAGTATAAATATATTTCAAATAAAACAACGTGTCAATTTTTTAATTTGCATTGACTATAAATATAAGACAAAGCACCTATCTTATAATAGACTGATGTAATTACATTGCATGTGCTTATAATCTTTATTGTAAGGGTTTTGTAAAGATAGAAAGGCAAGCTCAACACTTAGGAACTATAGAGTGTATTTAAAGATTTTAATTTTATCACTTGAGACATCGTTCTTGTGAGTTAGGAAAAACAAATATATTTAATACTAATTGACGTTACACTAGACACATCAAGTAAGCAAAGGAGGTAATTTTAATGAGTGATGTAATCAGTAAAATCGTTGAAATTGTCAAAGGCTTAATTGAAAAGTTCACTAATAAATAAGTTTATTGATTCAATCAGCTACAAAGTTAGCTTTTGGATATTCAATAAAATTCTCTAACATACGCTTTTTGAAGGGAGGCAATTGAACATGAATATCATATCAACAATCATCGAAATCGTAAAAACTATCGTAGACTTAGTTAAAAAATTCAAAAAATAGTCTATAACATATACAAGCCACTATCCAAAAGGATAGTGGCTTTTTTAACTTCTTCTTCCTGTTATAGGTTCTACATTTTACTTCTTGTCATCCTCGTTCAACACAAACACATCAGCATTAATTATTTTTACTTTTCATATTAAAACCAAAAAATAACTATTGTAATAAATATATTTGTGCATATAATAGTATATACAGTTAATTATTTGCTGTAGCAATAAAGATGGTCTAGCCATATTTATTGACTAACGACATCGAAAGAAACGACAAAAATGAAGAAAATTTCAGTTTTCACAGTATTCTCTATCATTTTTACGCTTATTAGTATATTTATATGCTATACTACTGCGTTTACAAACTTATATAACGAAAGTGGATTTAGTTTCTGGTATTTTCCTGGAGCAGCAATTTTCGTTATATCAATTATTATTAATATTATAGCTATGTTTAAAGCTGACAAATCTTTGAATATAGTCCTATTTTTTATCAATTTCTTTGCATTACTTATTTTTACTACACCATTTGCGATAGCTTAATATTAATACTTGTTTCACAGTATTTGGAACATGAGTTAAGAAGGCAATTTCTATTGAAATAATATGGAAACTGCCTTTTTACTCATTAAGATAACATTTTACACCTCGTTCAATTTATTTTGGGTAAATGATTAAAGTATCTCATCTTTTCACACGTGAAACAATATCTTTTAA
Proteins encoded in this region:
- a CDS encoding alpha-1/alpha-2 family phenol-soluble modulin, which gives rise to MSDVISKIVEIVKGLIEKFTNK
- a CDS encoding PSM-delta family phenol-soluble modulin, with product MNIISTIIEIVKTIVDLVKKFKK